Proteins encoded within one genomic window of Epinephelus lanceolatus isolate andai-2023 chromosome 9, ASM4190304v1, whole genome shotgun sequence:
- the lgi3 gene encoding leucine-rich repeat LGI family member 3, with product MLKLRQGWTRLICLSLLCLCLSLLGESNARRAPKIPRCPATCSCTKDSAFCVDTKAIPKSFPPGIISLTMVNAAFTTIPEGAFSHLHLLQFLLLNSNTFTTVADDAFAGLSHLQYLFIENNDIQALSKYTFRGLKSLTHLSLSNNNLQQLPRDLFKHLDILTDLDLRGNSFRCDCKIKWLVDWMEKTNTSVPAIYCASPFEFQGRRIHDLTPRDFNCISADFAVYETFPFHSVSVESYEFNEDQFVAFAQPDTGFCTLYVWDHVEMVFRKFHNITSRSAVYCKPVVINNSIYMVVAQLFGGSHIYKWEEDPQRFVKIQDIDTTRVRKPNFVETFQLDGEWYFVVADSSKAGSTSIYRWNSNGFYTHQSLHPWHRDTHVEFLDVGGKPHLILSSASQPPVVYQWNRGQKQFAFFSQITELADVQMVKHFWVRKVLYLCLTRFIGDSKILRWEGQRFIEIQTLPSRGSMAVYPFTVGLRQYLILGSDFSFSRVYLWDDLTQRFQPFQELNMRAPRAFSLVSVDNKDILLAASFKGNTLAYQHLVVDLSAK from the exons ATGCTGAAGCTCAGACAAGGATGGACAAGGCTGATCTGCTTGTCGCTTCTgtgcctgtgtctcagcctgCTGGGGGAATCAAACGCCAGGAGAGCCCCCAAGATACCCCGCTGTCCTGCTACCTGCTCCTGCACCAAAGACAGTGCTTTCTGTGTGGATACTAAGGCTATCCCCAAGAGCTTCCCCCCTGGAATCATCTCTCT AACGATGGTGAATGCAGCCTTTACTACGATCCCAGAGGGAGCCTTCTCTCACCTTCACCTCCTGCAGTTCCT GCTATTGAACTCCAACACATTCACCACTGTTGCTGATGATGCCTTTGCTGGACTGTCTCACCTGCAGTACTT GTTCATTGAGAATAATGACATCCAGGCTCTCTCAAAGTACACCTTCAGAGGACTCAAATCCCTGACTCATCT atcTCTCTCAAACAACAACCTGCAGCAACTGCCAAGAGATCTCTTCAAACATCTAGACATCCTCACTGATCT AGACCTGCGGGGGAACTCTTTCCGCTGCGACTGTAAAATCAAGTGGTTGGTAGACTGGATGGAGAAAACCAATACTTCTGTTCCTGCTATCTACTGTGCCAGCCCCTTTGAATTCCAGGGACGCAGAATCCACGACCTCACACCGCGAGACTTCAACTGCATCAGCGCAG ATTTTGCTGTTTATGAAACCTTTCCTTTCCACTCTGTGTCCGTGGAGTCCTATGAGTTCAATGAGGATCAGTTTGTGGCCTTTGCTCAGCCTGACACAGGGTTCTGCACCTTGTATGTATGGGATCATGTAGAGATGGTCTTCAGAAAGTTTCACAACATTACCT CTCGCTCTGCTGTGTACTGCAAACCAGTGGTGATAAACAACAGTATTTACATGGTTGTTGCTCAACTTTTTGGAGGATCTCATATTTATAA GTGGGAAGAGGACCCACAGCGCTTCGTGAAGATCCAAGACATTGACACCACTCGAGTAAGGAAGCCCAACTTCGTGGAGACCTTCCAGCTGGATGGAGAGTGGTACTTTGTAGTGGCAGACAGCTCCAAGGCAGGCTCCACCAGCATTTATCGCTGGAACAGCAATGGTTTCTACACCCATCAGTCCCTCCATCCCTGGCATCGGGACACACATGTGGAGTTCCTTGATGTTGGGGGAAAGCCTCACCTCATCCTCTCCAGCGCCTCTCAGCCACCGGTGGTTTACCAGTGGAACCGAGGCCAGAAGCAGTTCGCTTTCTTCTCCCAAATCACAGAGCTAGCGGATGTGCAGATGGTCAAGCACTTTTGGGTGAGGAAAGTTCTTTACCTTTGCCTCACACGGTTCATAGGTGACTCCAAGATCCTCCGCTGGGAAGGGCAACGTTTCATAGAGATCCAGACTCTTCCCTCTCGGGGCTCAATGGCAGTGTATCCTTTCACAGTGGGCCTCCGCCAGTATCTCATCCTTGGAAGTGATTTCTCCTTCTCCAGAGTATACCTGTGGGATGACCTCACTCAGCGCTTTCAGCCCTTCCAGGAGCTCAACATGAGAGCCCCACGAGCGTTCAGCTTGGTATCTGTTGACAACAAGGACATACTGCTGGCTGCCAGCTTCAAAGGCAACACCCTGGCTTACCAGCATCTGGTGGTGGATCTCAGTGCCAAGTAG